The following are encoded together in the Gadus chalcogrammus isolate NIFS_2021 chromosome 2, NIFS_Gcha_1.0, whole genome shotgun sequence genome:
- the LOC130397493 gene encoding riboflavin-binding protein-like: MMVTMATPLLLALLVGALPSRAFGEGACLQDGKHKTTPSAEPQLTECSLYTDNACCTVEDVQDIAHVPALSNKNAPWDHCGHLSSTCEVFLKRVSCFYRCSPDAARWPHPRRRSYIQAVPLCHSFCRDWFDACRMDLTCARNWARDPRGHNCTGTCVQYQQMYQHGRDLCESLWGDAFMTVEDQVEEEEGGHHDGVHGNDGPPGDGHPGDSSRPCGCLTLSSSDRDVMAALRAQSVDPEELDTTKSGLPQYRAPCQAPPPPAHATPPATRKAGKGGRAKAALRKRSVAVEDAEGSGSGM; encoded by the exons ATGATGGTCACCATGGCGACCCCGCTGCTCCTGGCCCTCCTGGTGGGGGCACTGCCCTCCCGTGCATTCGGCGAGGGGGCGTGTCTTCAGGACGGGAAACACAAGACCACGCCCAGCGCTGAACCCCAGCTGACGGAGTGCTCGCTGTACACCGACA ACGCGTGCTGCACGGTGGAGGACGTCCAGGACATCGCTCACGTCCCGGCCCTCAGCAACAAGAACGCCCCCTGGGACCACTGCGGACATCTGAGCTCCAC GTGTGAGGTGTTCCTGAAGCGGGTCTCCTGTTTCTACCGCTGCTCGCCGGACGCCGCCCGCTGGCCACACCCCCGCCGGCGCTCCTACATCCAGGCCGTCCCGCTCTGCCACAGCTTCTGCCGCGACTG GTTCGATGCCTGCAGGATGGACCTGACCTGCGCCCGCAACTGGGCCCGGGACCCCCGCGGCCACAACTGCACGGGGACCTGCGTCCAGTACCAGCAG atgtaccAGCACGGCCGGGACCTGTGCGAGAGCCTGTGGGGCGACGCCTTCATGACGGTGGAggaccaggtggaggaggaggagggggggcaccACGACGGAGTCCATGGCAACGACGGTCCCCCCGGCGACGGTCACCCCGGCGACAGCTCCCGTCCGTGCGGCTGTCTGACCCTCAGCTCGTCGGACCGCGACGTGATGGCGGCACTGCGGGCGCAGAGCGTGGACCCCGAGGAGCTCGACACCACCAAGTCCGGCCTGCCCCAGTACCGCGCCCCctgccaggccccgccccccccggcccacgCCACGCCCCCCGCCACCAGGAAGGCGGGGAAGGGAGGGCGGGCGAAGGCGGCGCTACGGAAACGctcggtggcggtggaggaTGCGGAGGGGAGCGGGAGCGGCATGTAG